One region of Cinclus cinclus chromosome 1, bCinCin1.1, whole genome shotgun sequence genomic DNA includes:
- the CLDN12 gene encoding claudin-12 isoform X2 yields the protein MGCRDVHAATVLAFLSGTASVAGLLAAVLLPNWRQMRLYTYNKNERNVTVYTGLWIKCARFDGSRDCVIYDPQWYTAVDQLDLRVLQFALPLSMFTAVSALFLCMIGMCNTAFVSSVPNVKLAKCLVNSAGCHLVAGLLFLLACAICLTPSIWVIFYNNYLNRKYEPIFSFDISVFIAIASAGGLFFTSILLFLWYCACKSLPSPFWQPLYSHAPSMHSYASQPYSTRSRLSAVEIDIPVVTHSS from the coding sequence ATGGGCTGCCGGGATGTTCATGCGGCGACCGTACTGGCCTTCCTCAGCGGGACAGCCTCAGTAGCTGGGCTCCTTGCAGCAGTCCTGCTTCCAAACTGGAGGCAAATGAGACTGTACACATACAACAAGAATGAAAGGAATGTGACCGTTTACACTGGACTCTGGATTAAGTGTGCGCGCTTTGATGGGAGCAGAGACTGTGTGATCTATGACCCACAGTGGTACACGGCTGTCGATCAGCTGGATTTGCGTGTTCTTCAGTTTGCCCTTCCTCTGAGTATGTTTACTGCTGTCTCAGCTCTGTTCCTCTGCATGATTGGCATGTGTAACACAGCCTTTGTATCCAGCGTGCCCAACGTCAAACTGGCCAAGTGCCTGGTAAACAGTGCAGGCTGCCATCTCGTGGCTGGCCTCTTGTTCCTGCTTGCCTGTGCCATTTGTCTCACTCCGTCCATCTGGGTCATTTTTTATAACAATTACCTGAACAGAAAATACGAGCCCATCTTCAGCTTTGACATCTCTGTATTTATTGCCATTGCCAGTGCTGGCGGTCTGTTTTTCACTTCCAtcctgctgttcctgtggtACTGTGCATGCAAAAgcctcccttctcctttctgGCAGCCCTTGTATTCCCATGCCCCCAGCATGCACAGCTATGCCTCTCAGCCCTACTCCACGCGTTCTCGCCTCTCTGCCGTAGAAATTGACATTCCTGTTGTGACACATTCATCTTAA
- the CLDN12 gene encoding claudin-12 isoform X1, protein MGILYLKTGAPWSLDVCRKKPQWANMGCRDVHAATVLAFLSGTASVAGLLAAVLLPNWRQMRLYTYNKNERNVTVYTGLWIKCARFDGSRDCVIYDPQWYTAVDQLDLRVLQFALPLSMFTAVSALFLCMIGMCNTAFVSSVPNVKLAKCLVNSAGCHLVAGLLFLLACAICLTPSIWVIFYNNYLNRKYEPIFSFDISVFIAIASAGGLFFTSILLFLWYCACKSLPSPFWQPLYSHAPSMHSYASQPYSTRSRLSAVEIDIPVVTHSS, encoded by the exons ATGGGAATTCTTTATCTGAAAACTGGAGCTCCCTGGTCATTGGATGTTTGCAG gAAGAAACCTCAGTGGGCAAACATGGGCTGCCGGGATGTTCATGCGGCGACCGTACTGGCCTTCCTCAGCGGGACAGCCTCAGTAGCTGGGCTCCTTGCAGCAGTCCTGCTTCCAAACTGGAGGCAAATGAGACTGTACACATACAACAAGAATGAAAGGAATGTGACCGTTTACACTGGACTCTGGATTAAGTGTGCGCGCTTTGATGGGAGCAGAGACTGTGTGATCTATGACCCACAGTGGTACACGGCTGTCGATCAGCTGGATTTGCGTGTTCTTCAGTTTGCCCTTCCTCTGAGTATGTTTACTGCTGTCTCAGCTCTGTTCCTCTGCATGATTGGCATGTGTAACACAGCCTTTGTATCCAGCGTGCCCAACGTCAAACTGGCCAAGTGCCTGGTAAACAGTGCAGGCTGCCATCTCGTGGCTGGCCTCTTGTTCCTGCTTGCCTGTGCCATTTGTCTCACTCCGTCCATCTGGGTCATTTTTTATAACAATTACCTGAACAGAAAATACGAGCCCATCTTCAGCTTTGACATCTCTGTATTTATTGCCATTGCCAGTGCTGGCGGTCTGTTTTTCACTTCCAtcctgctgttcctgtggtACTGTGCATGCAAAAgcctcccttctcctttctgGCAGCCCTTGTATTCCCATGCCCCCAGCATGCACAGCTATGCCTCTCAGCCCTACTCCACGCGTTCTCGCCTCTCTGCCGTAGAAATTGACATTCCTGTTGTGACACATTCATCTTAA
- the CLDN12 gene encoding claudin-12 isoform X3: MGILYLKTGAPWSLDVCRKKPQWANMGCRDVHAATVLAFLSGTASVAGLLAAVLLPNWRQMRLYTYNKNERNVTVYTGLWIKCARFDGSRDCVIYDPQWYTAVDQLDLRVLQFALPLSCHRAQHQGWGVTGLSGLGEITCALQDVLSAGECAAF, from the exons ATGGGAATTCTTTATCTGAAAACTGGAGCTCCCTGGTCATTGGATGTTTGCAG gAAGAAACCTCAGTGGGCAAACATGGGCTGCCGGGATGTTCATGCGGCGACCGTACTGGCCTTCCTCAGCGGGACAGCCTCAGTAGCTGGGCTCCTTGCAGCAGTCCTGCTTCCAAACTGGAGGCAAATGAGACTGTACACATACAACAAGAATGAAAGGAATGTGACCGTTTACACTGGACTCTGGATTAAGTGTGCGCGCTTTGATGGGAGCAGAGACTGTGTGATCTATGACCCACAGTGGTACACGGCTGTCGATCAGCTGGATTTGCGTGTTCTTCAGTTTGCCCTTCCTCTGA GTTGCCATCGTGCccagcaccagggctggggagTGACAGGCCTCTCTGGACTGGGAGAGATCACATGTGCCCTGCAG gatgtgctgtcaGCTGGAGAATGTGCTGCCTTCTGA